CTCGGTCAGGTAGTTCATCGGGTTGAAAAGAGCAGGTGCGCGGTGCCGCAGCCCTGGCTTTTTCGCAGCTGCATGATCATCAAGCCGTCCAGGAAAAAGTGCCAGTCCTTTGCCTCGTCCGGGGTGAGCTTTCCGCTGTCGCGGGCGTACTGCAGCAGGTCGCACATGCCGCCGATGTCCACAAACTCCATGACCTCCAACCGCATCGGGTCGTCTCTGGAGGGAAAATGGCGGCGCCATACACCCACACGCCGGTTGTTCCGCAGCTTATCGAGGAAGCCGTCCTCATCGTCCAGGCCCAGCAGGACGGCCAGGTCCTCCATATGCCAGGCCAGGGAGCGGCCGCCCACGATCATGGCGCGCAGGGGCTCATGGCTTTTGCCAAAAATATAGGCGGTATGGCAGTAGCAGGTTTCAAGGTTCAGGATATCGTGACTCACAGGCGCACCGCCTTGGGATCCATGCCATGCTCCTCGAAGAGCATTTTGGCGAACAGGAGCTGGCCAAAGAGCGTGATCCTAATCCTGTCCTCATCAAGCATGATGATTTCGTCCAGTGCTTTTTGGGTCGGCACCTGGGTAAGCTTCCGGTTTTTCTGGTAACGGATATAGCCCTTTTTCCGCAGCCAGGCATAAAACTCGTACAGGCCGATGTCCAGCCCCTGAGCCTGAAGCTTTTTGACGAGGTGCTCCACACTGCATTCCAGCTCCTCCTCCATCAGCCGGTTCTCTGGCGGGGGCGTCGGCTCTGTCTCCCTCAGATAGATCCGGGCCTTTTTTTCATAGTCCTGCCGCAGGGCGTCCAGCTGCTTTTCCAGAAAGCACAGCTCAATGCGTTTGTCAATGGCGGGCAGGGTCTCGAAGCTGCCTAAAATACGGTCCTCCTGTTTCAGGGCGCACGAACCACACCATGGCTTGAATGCTTTTTTGTCCGTTTCGGTTTTTGGGGTTGTCTGTTTACGATTCATTGTAAACCTCCTGTAAAATTGGAATGATTTTGTCTTACAGGTAACAGGATACAATAATATTTCAACTTTTACAAAACGAAAAAGTTCCGATTGATGGTTATTATTTTAACAATATAACTTTTTTCTATTCCTTGAGCATTTTTCCTTCAAACCACAGACGAAGGCGCCTACGCCAGCGGTAGACGGTGTTGTTTTCGCCGTAAAAGTCCAGGGTGTCCCATGGCCGGTTCTGTTTTCGCCGCAGCCTGCCCGTATGCATTAGCTCATCGTTTTCAAACAAATGCGCGAGCACACTCACTACCACCGTTAAGGCGCAGCGCACCCAGCTCAGGACGCTGGGCGGAAATACCCGCTGGTTTTTTTCGCAGGCCTCACACTGGCGGCTGCACAGCCACAGAAGGATCAGCTTTCCGCCCTCTACCTCCACAGGTCTGGGACGCCCGTTAACAATATGGAGCCGGCCTCTGCGGCGGATGGCTCTGAGCTTTTTGGGCCTGAGCGCGCCGCCGCAGTGCTTACAGGTTGTAATTGCCGCCTGTCCCTGAAAAATATATTCGCCGATGAGCTCCCGCCCCTCCTTGTCTTCATAGCCGGTGTTTACAGGCTCATAATCCTCGGGGTGGGTCTGAATGTTCTTGAGCAGTGAAAGGTGTTCGATCCAGTCTCTTGGTATTTTCATTTTCGCGCCTCTTTCTTAAACAAAAAACCCTGAAGGCCGCATACGCGTGTACGTATACGGCCTTCAGGGTTTTGATGGGTGACAGCCATTGTCCCATTTTCCATTTTTAATATTATAATGTCTGCTTAATTTTAGTGCTTGTTCTCATTATAGACGATATCTTACTAAAGTACAAGGAGAAATATGAAACTGCTCGACGGGCATAAAAAAACGCCCCCGGTTTAGGAAACCGGAGGCGCTTGAAAGGAAAAGTATTGGGGGGAGATTAGGTATTTCGCTTAATCTAAGTAAGAGGTATGTGTGTTCAGAAGTATTTATACCCCTGGTATGATCCTTTAATCATCCCGCTTTTTTTCTTTATTTTTTACACCTTCCTTTAAGGATTTTTGCATATGGCGCACTGGTATGGTATACTTGAGCTGTAATCTGATATCTAACGTTTTTCTCAGGGCACGATACTACCCCTATCTTTTTTGTAGATCGCAGCCATCTGAGACAAACCTGTTAGATTATACTTGAATGTCCAGCGTTGGCTGGTCTTTTTTTATGCGCAAAATAAAAACGGCCTTAAGCGCTTCTGCTCAATGCCGTTTGTCAACGAATTTTTCTACTCCACCGGGTCGTGGCTGAGTAAAAACAGTGTCAGAATTTCTTCCGCGTATTTTCCTTTTTGGGCCGGACAGCGCTCTAAAAGCTCCAGTATGGCTGAATATTTGGTCCCCATGTATTCTCTGGGGCCAAAAAGTATGGCGTCGGCGGACATTTTTAATACGTCGCAGAAGCGGTTCAGGCTCTTTAGGGAAAAGCCTTTTGTCCCGAGCTCGATATCGGCAAGAAAGGTGGGGGTGATGCTGACCTTTCTTGCCAGCTCGTCGCGGGACATGTTTAGAAATGTTCGCTGTTTGCGGATTCTGAGGCCAATGGCCTTGTAGTCGAGTGGCTGCATGTGTTTTCCCTCTCTATCTATTGTTTTCTGGAATCCGCTGTGACAGAAGGCCGCGCGCGTCCGGCCTTCTTCTGGGTCACAGCTTCCAGAAAAACAAAAAACTGTGTATGGCTTTATCCATACACAGTTTATCTCTTAAAGTCAATGGCCGATACTCGCTGTGGGCCTTGTAATTTGGGTACAAATGGCCTATAATAAGTATGCGGTACTTTCCTTTGGGGAGTTGTGTATGGTGCTCGTTCACCACTACGCAAGCCGGCCCGTGTTGGTAGCACGGCGCCGGATGCCGCTTTTTGTTTTTCTTAAAACCTATTATATCGCTTAATGGTGTTTTTTGCAATGTTATATTGGTATATTATTTCAACCTGGTTCTTTTGAGGGCTGGTGCTTATAGGAAAAAACTGCATTAAACCGGAAGGTCTAATGCAGTTTTTTTCGGGCTTGGCGTATTATTTTGCGACGGCCTTATACCAGGTCTCGCCGTTGATCACTCCGCGTGATGGGTAGTTTACCCAGCCGGTGATCTTATCGGTGCGGTAAGGGAAGTAGGTTTTCATGATGGCCAGGGCAATACCTGGGGCTTCTTCGGAATTCATTTTCTGGATATCCTTGAAGGCTGCGCTGTATTCGTCGTAGTTTTTGGATTTCATCATTCCTGAATAGGCGTCCAGATAGGCTGGAGCGGCGTAGGTTCCAAAATGCTGGTTGCTGGTCATGGTAATATCGGCGATGTAGCTGGCAATGCCTGTCCAGTTTGCAATGCCGACGGTGGTCATGCCCAGATAGATTTCATAAGCGCTGTTGGTTCTCAGCTGTTTGGTATAGTCGGGGTTTGAAATGGTCTGCTCGTCAACGGATACCTGTATTCCTGCTTCTGCCAGATTGGTCTGGATCATCTCTGCGATACGCTTATAGATTTCGGTTGATCCCTGAAGGGCGATTTTTACGTTCATGGGGCTGCCGTCTGGAAGCTCGCGCATGCCGTCGCCATCTTTATCGACAAAGCCTGCCTGGTCCAGCAGTTCGGCCGCTTTTTTGAGATCCCGTTTGTTTTCCGGAAGGCTGCTGTCATAGCCCAGGCACGCCGGAGATACAGCGCCTTCATTGGCGACCTGTCCGTGTCCGCCGCCAATGGACTGCGCAAGAAGCTCGTAATCCAGGGCACAGCGCACGGCTTTTCTGAAATTGAGGTCGTTTGTCGGGTATTGGTTGAACCCAAAAACAATCTGATAGGTGGCGGAATTCAGGCTTTCTCCCGGGTCTATATTGGGGTCGCTTTCGATGGTTGGCAGCAGTGTGGTATCTAATGAGGATGAGTAGCCGTACATGACGTCGATCTCTCCGGACTGCATTGCCATGATCAGGGAGGACTGGTTGTCAAAGCTCTTCAGCTCGACTTTAT
The DNA window shown above is from Eubacterium limosum and carries:
- a CDS encoding helix-turn-helix domain-containing protein; the protein is MQPLDYKAIGLRIRKQRTFLNMSRDELARKVSITPTFLADIELGTKGFSLKSLNRFCDVLKMSADAILFGPREYMGTKYSAILELLERCPAQKGKYAEEILTLFLLSHDPVE
- a CDS encoding ABC transporter substrate-binding protein — protein: MKIKRVIAACLAAVMVVLPLSGCGNASGEQQGNGSGHVEVLRIGTTYKNDGYSAMNSESAYGRLNYHSFSQLNLWRFDEEGKLTGDGCFFKKWEISDDNRQVTLHFDPLGSLKWHDGEPVTIEDVLFTFDYYKQQNMTWFLKITSVDQIDDTSIRLNFDEDEAFAFMNEATLSYYILPKHIWENVTESKKYTEPNAAVGCGPYKFVSADEDAQTSYYEAVSDYPLGEITVDKVELKSFDNQSSLIMAMQSGEIDVMYGYSSSLDTTLLPTIESDPNIDPGESLNSATYQIVFGFNQYPTNDLNFRKAVRCALDYELLAQSIGGGHGQVANEGAVSPACLGYDSSLPENKRDLKKAAELLDQAGFVDKDGDGMRELPDGSPMNVKIALQGSTEIYKRIAEMIQTNLAEAGIQVSVDEQTISNPDYTKQLRTNSAYEIYLGMTTVGIANWTGIASYIADITMTSNQHFGTYAAPAYLDAYSGMMKSKNYDEYSAAFKDIQKMNSEEAPGIALAIMKTYFPYRTDKITGWVNYPSRGVINGETWYKAVAK